The Ooceraea biroi isolate clonal line C1 chromosome 11, Obir_v5.4, whole genome shotgun sequence genome includes a region encoding these proteins:
- the LOC105278101 gene encoding CCA tRNA nucleotidyltransferase 1, mitochondrial, translating into MLNVLLRQATNLFRHEITATGRFNVTRAAHDTWRKLKMTDVPSRADPVIMKLDSPEFRSVFTPELQTVAELFKKYDYELRIAGGAVRDILMGKQPTDLDFATNATPEQMKAMFTKEEIRMINEKGERHGTITARINDKENFEITTLRIDVVTNGRHAEVQFTKDWLLDANRRDLTINSMFLDLDGKVYDYFYGYDDLQKRRVLFVGNPALRIQEDYLRILRYFRFYGRIVDNPGDHDEATIQAIKDNIDGLSRISGERIWSEWHKILTGNFVLELMLKLLECGSSKHMGLPDEPDVENFRVVYQRASSKGVTLKPISLITSLLRDEQDMIRLHERLKLSRSDRDLGLFLVQHKEYKPCEESLKSYQRLVFIQPRVKHDVYRELVKELLRYRGATELVEEFERWKIPQFPISGNMLKEHVSKHTLIGSVVAELKRIWLDEDFKLTSEQLLERIPSILSEVEQLEEERKALKASQKRQKIK; encoded by the exons ATGTTGAACGTGCTGTTACGGCAAGCCACGAATTTGTTTCGTCACGAAATCACCGCT aCAGGAAGATTTAACGTAACCAGAGCGGCACATGATACTTGGAGGAAGCTCAAGATGACCGACGTACCCTCGAGGGCTGATCCCGTCATCATGAAGTTGGACAGCCCGGAATTCCGCTCGGTCTTCACGCCGGAGCTGCAGACTGTCGCGGAGCTGTTCAAGAAATACGACTACGAGCTGAGGATCGCCGGCGGTGCTGTCCGCGACATCCTGATGGGCAAGCAGCCGACCGACCTCGACTTCGCGACCAACGCCACGCCGGAGCAGATGAAGGCGATGTTCACGAAGGAGGAGATCAGGATGATAAACGAGAAGGGTGAGAGGCACGGCACGATCACGGCGAGGATAAACGACAAGGAGAACTTTGAGATTACCACTCTCAGGATCGACGTCGTGACCAACGGCCGGCACGCGGAGGTGCAATTCACCAAGGACTGGCTGCTGGATGCGAACAGGAGAGACCTGACCATTAATTCCATGTTCCTCGATCTCGATGGCAAGGTGTACGACTACTTCTACGGTTACGATGACCTGCAGAAGAGAAGAGTGCTCTTCGTGGGAAATCCTGCTTTAAGGATACAGGAGGATTATCTGCGGATTCTCAG GTATTTTCGTTTTTACGGAAGGATCGTCGATAATCCCGGTGACCACGATGAGGCTACGATACAAGCGATAAAAGACAACATCGACGGCCTGTCACGCATATCCGGCGAGAGAATTTGGAGCGAGTGGCACAAGATCCTGACCGGCAATTTTGTTCTGGAACTGATGCTGAAGCTGCTCGAGTGTGGCAGCAGCAAACACATGGGCTTGCCCGACGAACCCGATGTAGAGAACTTCCGAGTCGTTTATCAGCGCGCGTCGTCCAAGGGCGTAACGTTGAAGCCGATATCCCTGATCACGTCGCTGCTAAGGGATGAGCAAGACATGATAAGGCTACACGAGAGACTGAAACTGTCCAGGTCCGACAGAGATCTGGGGTTATTCCTGGTCCAGCACAAGGAATACAAACCGTGCGAGGAGTCGTTGAAATCGTATCAGCGGTTGGTGTTCATCCAGCCGAGAGTAAAACACGACGTTTATCGGGAACTTGTAAAGGAACTATTGAGATACCGCGGCGCGACGGAACTCGTGGAGGAATTCGAACGATGGAAAATTCCGCAGTTTCCCATCAGTGGCAACATGCTGAAGGAGCACGTATCGAAGCACACGCTGATTGGTTCCGTCGTAGCGGAGTTGAAGAGGATATGGCTCGACGAAGACTTCAAGCTGACCAGCGAGCAACTGCTGGAGCGCATACCGAGCATACTCAGCGAGGTGGAACAGTtggaagaggaaagaaaggcACTAAAAGCGAGTCAAAAGCGacaaaagattaaataa
- the LOC105278076 gene encoding synaptogyrin, which yields MDGGAYGGGKAGAPFDPIAFVQRPQVILRAVCLLFAIIVFGCISSKGYLPKNGKEVCLYNDDNNACNYGVGIGVLAFLASIGFLAGEYLFEQMSSVKTRKHFVLIDLGFSGFWSFLYFVGFCYLTNAWNNSDKPPGDYGVNNLQAAIAFSFFSIFTWAACAWFAFQRFKQGTDAAFAPSYEADPVGGTGYTSYPDATDTAYQEPPFGQQQPQQRGMGDFQAPAY from the exons ATGGACGGCGGAGCGTACGGCGGTGGAAAGGCTGGGGCACCTTTCGATCCGATCGCGTTCGTCCAGCGGCCGCAGGTTATTCTGAGAGCGGTATGCCTG CTTTTTGCAATAATCGTCTTCGGATGTATAAGCAGCAAGGGTTACCTGCCGAAAAATGGGAAGGAAGTTTGTCTCTACAATGACGACAATAACGCATGCAATTATGGAGTCGGCATTGGTGTGCTGGCGTTCCTGGCCAGCATTGGATTCCTCGCAGGCGAATACCTGTTCGAACAGATGTCCTCCGTCAAGACTAGGAAACACTTCGTCCTTATTGATTTAGG CTTCTCGGGGTTCTGGTCTTTCCTCTATTTCGTGGGATTCTGCTACTTGACAAACGCATGGAACAATTCCGATAAACCACCGGGAGACTATGGCGTGAATAATCTTCAGGCGGCTATTGCGTTCTCGTTCTTCTCAATCTTTACTTGG GCTGCTTGTGCTTGGTTCGCGTTTCAAAGATTTAAGCAAGGTACTGACGCAGCATTCGCTCCGAGTTACGAGGCGGACCCCGTGGGTGGTACAGGATACACAAGTTATCCCGATGCCACTGATACTGCTTACCAGGAGCCGCCGTTCGGCCAGCAACAGCCGCAGCAGCGGGGTATGGGTGACTTTCAAGCCCCAGCTTACTAG
- the LOC105278063 gene encoding uncharacterized protein LOC105278063 isoform X1 → MGDITLGHNPLHLKFFTDTMPNRQVHLDFNWQTEAILCGLNAKDLIDEFKRKNIRTAALHQLSADDFEYLGASKILADSLACELRIIKKDKDKELCYLNRYTGERPDTGEVLQLTVDQLDTIKNFVTYCKCKLREECCDLFMDFDTSIRAAHSVRYTIQDLFKELYKTESKLRKLEYEIIEARPKCSSLWYIIPLSLGGLSLTTSILLYLLMKKRHLI, encoded by the exons ATGGGCGATATTACTCTGGGCCATAATCCTCTTCATCTTAAATTCTTTACCGATACGATGCCCAATCGCCAGGTCCATCTCGACTTCAACTGGCAGACCGAGGCGATATTATGCGGTCTAAACGCAAAAGACTTGATCGAcgaattcaaacgcaaaaacATAAGGACTGCCGCATTGCACCAATTATCCGCGGACGATTTCGAATACCTTG GTGCTAGTAAAATTCTCGCAGACAGTTTGGCCTGTGAGCTACGTATCATAAAAAAAGACAAGGATAAggaattatgttatttaaacAGATACACAGGTGAAAG ACCCGATACAGGCGAAGTCCTGCAGCTAACTGTAGACCAATTAGATACAATAAAAAACTTTGTAACGTACTGTAAGTGTAAACTAAGGGAAGAATGTTGCGACCTTTTCATGGATTTCGATACTTCTATACGTGCTGCTCACAGTGTACGTTATACTATCCAGGATCTTTTTAAAGAACTTTACAAGACTGAGTCAAAACTGAGAAAATtagaatatgaaataattgag GCAAGACCTAAGTGTTCTTCCTTGTGGTATATTATTCCGCTATCCCTGGGTGGACTATCCCTTACGACaagtattttattgtatttacttATGAAAAAACGTCAtctgatataa
- the LOC105278063 gene encoding uncharacterized protein LOC105278063 isoform X2 has product MGDITLGHNPLHLKFFTDTMPNRQVHLDFNWQTEAILCGLNAKDLIDEFKRKNIRTAALHQLSADDFEYLGASKILADSLACELRIIKKDKDKELCYLNRYTGERPDTGEVLQLTVDQLDTIKNFVTYCKCKLREECCDLFMDFDTSIRAAHSARPKCSSLWYIIPLSLGGLSLTTSILLYLLMKKRHLI; this is encoded by the exons ATGGGCGATATTACTCTGGGCCATAATCCTCTTCATCTTAAATTCTTTACCGATACGATGCCCAATCGCCAGGTCCATCTCGACTTCAACTGGCAGACCGAGGCGATATTATGCGGTCTAAACGCAAAAGACTTGATCGAcgaattcaaacgcaaaaacATAAGGACTGCCGCATTGCACCAATTATCCGCGGACGATTTCGAATACCTTG GTGCTAGTAAAATTCTCGCAGACAGTTTGGCCTGTGAGCTACGTATCATAAAAAAAGACAAGGATAAggaattatgttatttaaacAGATACACAGGTGAAAG ACCCGATACAGGCGAAGTCCTGCAGCTAACTGTAGACCAATTAGATACAATAAAAAACTTTGTAACGTACTGTAAGTGTAAACTAAGGGAAGAATGTTGCGACCTTTTCATGGATTTCGATACTTCTATACGTGCTGCTCACAGT GCAAGACCTAAGTGTTCTTCCTTGTGGTATATTATTCCGCTATCCCTGGGTGGACTATCCCTTACGACaagtattttattgtatttacttATGAAAAAACGTCAtctgatataa
- the LOC105278022 gene encoding BTB/POZ domain-containing protein 9: MSSHHHLNPSSGEIDHIHFISEDVGALYLSEEYADVTIVVAGQKFHSHKLILAARSEYFRALLFGGLKESSQQEIELKAASLPAFKGLLKYIYTGRMSLATERDEVILEILALAHLYGFVDLEAAISDYLREILSIKNVCSIIDSALLYQLEFLTKVCLEYMDKHALEVMQHESFLRLSAAALSELISRDSFFATEIEIFLAVQNWVKANPDADAEKVLSHIRLVLMSSRDILFIVRKTELLSESALLDALTARYEIRSSDLPYRGRLLVDENVAHPKFDTEVLQGEMRSYLLNGDTYNYDMERGYTRHTISDSQEHGILIKLGEQCIINHVKMLLWDRDMRSYSYYIEASIDQEDWIRLVDHTEYFCRSWQYLYFEPRVVLYIRIVGTNNTVNKVFHVVSFEAYYTNHTEKLSNGFVVPTQNVALTDKSACVTEGVSRSRNNLLNGDTINYDWDSGYTCHQLGSGSILVQLGQPYMIDSMRLLLWDCDNRSYSYYVEVSGNSWNWVLVADKTTDTCRSWQTIRFHPPRPVVFIRIVGTHNTANEVFHCVHFECPAQSEDKSPISPAQREKPSTSSDVGASDNSLPPPPPEVATEAVHIDNE, translated from the exons ATGAGTTCGCATCACCACTTGAATCCATCATCTGGTGAGATCGATCACATTCACTTCATCTCCGAGGATGTCGGGGCTCTGTACCTCTCCGAGGAGTACGCCGATGTAACGATCGTAGTGGCAGGTCAGAAATTCCACAGTCACAAGCTCATTCTCGCCGCGCGCAGCGAGTACTTCCGGGCGTTGCTGTTCGGTGGGCTGAAAGAGTCCTCGCAGCAGGAGATTGAGCTGAAAGCTGCCTCGTTACCCGCATTTAAAGGCTTGCTCAAGTACATATATACCGGGCGCATGTCTCTCGCTACTGAACGCGACGAG GTAATACTAGAAATCCTTGCGCTAGCGCATCTCTATGGATTTGTGGACCTTGAAGCTGCTATATCCGACTATCTCAGAGAGATATTGAGTATAAAAAACGTATGTTCCATCATAGACAGTGCGCTTTTGTATCAACTGGAATTTCTAACTAAG GTCTGCCTTGAGTATATGGATAAGCACGCGTTAGAAGTCATGCAACACGAGAGTTTTCTACGATTGAGCGCGGCGGCGTTGAGTGAACTGATCTCCAGGGATTCCTTCTTCGCGACGGAGATTGAGATCTTCTTGGCCGTGCAAAATTGGGTCAAAGCCAATCCAGATGCTGATGCAGAAAAAGTTCTAA GTCACATTAGGCTGGTTCTGATGTCGTCGAGGGACATCTTGTTCATTGTAAGGAAAACCGAGTTGCTGTCGGAATCGGCGCTGTTGGACGCGTTAACTGCACGGTACGAGATACGCAGTTCGGATCTGCCGTATCGCGGCCGGCTGCTCGTCGACGAGAACGTTGCACACCCAAAATTCGATACCGAGGTGTTGCAAGGAGAGATGCGCAGCTACCTCCTGAATGGAGATACGTACAACTATGACATGGAACGTGGTTACACGAGGCACACCATAAGCGATTCGCAGGAACacggaattttaattaaactaggGGAGCAGTGTATTATAAATCAcgtgaaaatgttattatggGATCGAGATATGCGATCGTACTCGTATTATATAGAG GCATCTATTGATCAAGAAGATTGGATCAGACTTGTAGATCACACAGAATATTTTTGTCGCAGTTGGCAGTATTTATATTTCGAGCCAAGGGTAGTTCTTTATATCCGTATCGTAGGAACAAATAATACAGTAAATAAg GTTTTTCATGTTGTCAGTTTTGAGGCATACTATACAAATCATACGGAGAAACTCTCCAACGGCTTTGTCGTACCAACGCAAAATGTCGCTCTTACAGATAAAAGTGCATGCGTTACCGAGGGCGTGAGCAG GTCACGTAATAATTTGTTGAACGGAGACACAATCAATTACGATTGGGACAGCGGTTATACGTGCCACCAGCTCGGCTCTGGATCTATTCTCGTGCAATTGGGTCAACCGTACATGATAGACTCTATGCG ATTACTGCTCTGGGATTGCGATAATCGCTCCTACTCGTACTACGTGGAAGTGTCAGGCAATTCCTGGAACTGGGTGTTAGTCGCCGACAAGACTACAGACACGTGCCGGTCATGGCAGACGATACGCTTTCACCCACCCCGTCCAGTGGTTTTTATACGTATAGTGGGTACACACAATACTGCGAACGAG GTATTTCACTGTGTTCACTTCGAATGCCCGGCGCAGTCCGAGGACAAATCCCCGATATCACCGGCGCAACGAGAGAAGCCATCGACTTCATCGGACGTTGGGGCCTCCGATAATTCCTTACCCCCGCCGCCCCCCGAGGTAGCCACGGAAGCAGTTCATATCGATAACGAATAA